In the Magnetospira sp. QH-2 genome, one interval contains:
- a CDS encoding MlaD family protein, with protein MRSRSKEQWVGAAALCGLAVVLALSYGRGQAKPTGGYEISASFNRVDGLAVGDEVTLGGIQVGKVASQRLQPGAFRAELVLLIDDHVKLPMDTSAAIHTDGLFGSKFVVLEPGGDPENMKSGDSIGFTQESMVVEDLLEMIISQGRSQRGMTAEKSTQER; from the coding sequence ATGCGTAGCCGAAGCAAGGAACAATGGGTTGGGGCCGCGGCCCTCTGCGGGCTGGCGGTCGTGCTGGCCCTTTCCTATGGGCGTGGACAGGCCAAGCCCACCGGCGGCTATGAGATCAGCGCGTCGTTCAATCGGGTCGATGGCTTGGCTGTCGGCGATGAAGTGACTCTGGGCGGTATTCAAGTCGGCAAGGTCGCTTCTCAGCGGCTGCAACCCGGGGCCTTTCGGGCCGAATTGGTGCTTTTGATCGACGACCACGTCAAACTGCCCATGGATACCTCGGCGGCCATCCATACGGATGGTCTCTTTGGATCGAAGTTCGTGGTGTTGGAACCGGGCGGCGATCCGGAAAACATGAAATCGGGGGATTCCATCGGGTTTACCCAGGAATCCATGGTGGTCGAAGATCTGCTGGAGATGATCATCTCCCAGGGGCGTTCCCAGCGCGGCATGACCGCCGAAAAATCGACCCAGGAAAGGTAA
- the mlaD gene encoding outer membrane lipid asymmetry maintenance protein MlaD, with protein sequence MRSNMVETVMGAVVLLVAAMFVFFAYNTAQVSAVSGYKVTAAFFKLGGLSVGADVRISGIKVGTVMDRHLDPQTYDAVVTLSISPDVKLPADTVASIGSEGILGGKYIRLTPGQATEMVAAGGALTRTQDYRSLEDQVGEIIFLATNPGGGATPGTP encoded by the coding sequence ATGCGTTCGAATATGGTGGAAACAGTCATGGGGGCGGTGGTGCTGCTGGTTGCCGCCATGTTCGTCTTTTTTGCCTATAACACGGCGCAGGTCAGCGCCGTGAGCGGGTACAAGGTGACCGCCGCCTTCTTCAAACTGGGTGGCTTGTCAGTCGGCGCCGATGTACGCATCAGCGGCATCAAGGTAGGCACCGTGATGGATCGCCATCTGGATCCGCAGACCTATGATGCCGTGGTGACCCTGTCCATATCTCCGGATGTGAAACTCCCCGCTGACACGGTTGCATCCATTGGCAGCGAAGGCATTCTGGGCGGCAAGTATATTCGCCTGACTCCCGGCCAGGCCACGGAGATGGTGGCGGCGGGCGGCGCTCTGACCCGGACCCAGGATTACCGGTCGCTAGAGGATCAGGTGGGTGAGATCATTTTTCTGGCGACTAATCCGGGTGGTGGGGCGACCCCAGGAACGCCATAA
- a CDS encoding DUF2155 domain-containing protein: MRLAFQVLMFMLLGASVSATEMDTAVLQGLDKVTARISTIEAPIGQLVNFRNLEIIARHCDKRPPEETPESSAFMDIWEIREGEPTKGLFRGWMFASSPALNGMEHPVYDVWLLDCRNRSSNAPVSLPESGAASN; encoded by the coding sequence ATGCGCCTCGCGTTTCAGGTCTTGATGTTTATGCTTTTGGGGGCGTCGGTTTCCGCCACCGAAATGGATACCGCTGTTTTGCAAGGGTTGGACAAAGTCACGGCGCGCATCTCCACCATCGAAGCCCCCATTGGTCAGTTGGTCAATTTCCGCAATCTGGAAATTATTGCACGTCATTGCGACAAGCGCCCGCCCGAGGAAACACCGGAAAGTTCCGCCTTTATGGATATCTGGGAAATCAGGGAAGGGGAGCCCACCAAAGGATTGTTCCGAGGCTGGATGTTTGCCTCCAGTCCGGCACTTAACGGCATGGAACACCCTGTTTATGATGTCTGGCTGCTCGACTGCCGGAACAGGTCTTCCAATGCGCCGGTCAGCTTGCCTGAATCCGGTGCTGCTTCGAACTGA
- the aat gene encoding leucyl/phenylalanyl-tRNA--protein transferase, producing MSSLGQISPEMLLRAYAAGIFPMAETKESRELLWFDPEERGIFPLDAFHVPRSLRKKIRKGLFDVRCDSAFTEVVNNCAKTTANRQETWINGEIFDLVGQLHQLGVAHSVECWKDGKLVGGLYGIALGGAFFGESMFSVATDASKVALVHLVARLRMGGYTLLDAQFITEHLQRFGAIAIPRRDYHQMLADAMQVQGQFEAAPDSGKLTGALEDLFRQSSSQTS from the coding sequence ATGAGTTCCCTTGGCCAAATCAGCCCTGAAATGCTCCTGCGAGCCTATGCGGCGGGAATTTTCCCCATGGCGGAAACCAAGGAAAGCCGCGAGCTGCTTTGGTTCGATCCGGAAGAGCGCGGCATCTTTCCGTTGGATGCCTTCCATGTCCCCCGCTCCCTACGCAAAAAAATCCGCAAGGGCCTCTTCGATGTCCGCTGTGATAGCGCCTTTACGGAGGTGGTCAATAATTGCGCCAAGACCACCGCCAACCGACAGGAGACCTGGATCAATGGCGAGATCTTCGATCTCGTTGGCCAGCTTCACCAGTTGGGTGTTGCCCACAGTGTCGAGTGTTGGAAAGACGGCAAACTGGTCGGCGGGCTCTATGGCATTGCCCTGGGCGGTGCGTTCTTTGGCGAAAGCATGTTCTCTGTCGCCACCGATGCCTCGAAGGTCGCGCTGGTGCACTTGGTGGCACGTCTGCGCATGGGCGGCTATACGCTTTTAGATGCGCAGTTCATCACCGAACATTTACAACGTTTCGGCGCCATTGCAATTCCGCGCCGGGACTACCATCAAATGCTGGCCGACGCCATGCAAGTCCAGGGTCAGTTCGAAGCAGCACCGGATTCAGGCAAGCTGACCGGCGCATTGGAAGACCTGTTCCGGCAGTCGAGCAGCCAGACATCATAA
- a CDS encoding dienelactone hydrolase family protein: protein MCDLFGCGDTPSNKPLPPVTDDQRRNFIKGLAALPLATVLAYPELARASAHSATKPISIKTPSGGEATGVIAMPDVTPAPAVLLIHEWWGLNNQIKTVAAEFAKLGYIAIAVDMYGGNVATDREGAMKYMKSVDSTKGTEQLVTLVDWLRNHKQCTGKVGTIGWCFGGGWSLNTSLATPVDATVIYYGRVTKTAAQLASLQSPVLGHFGTQDKSINAAMVGGFEKAMAEAGKTDLTVHWYDANHAFANPTGSRYDEEDAATAWERTLAFYAQHLR from the coding sequence ATGTGCGATCTCTTCGGTTGCGGCGATACTCCGTCGAACAAGCCCCTGCCCCCGGTCACCGACGACCAACGGCGCAACTTCATCAAAGGCCTGGCAGCCTTGCCGCTTGCCACGGTGCTGGCTTACCCGGAATTGGCGCGGGCTTCCGCTCATAGCGCCACCAAGCCAATCTCGATCAAGACCCCGTCCGGCGGCGAAGCCACCGGGGTCATCGCCATGCCCGATGTCACCCCCGCCCCGGCGGTGCTGCTGATCCACGAATGGTGGGGTTTGAACAACCAGATTAAGACCGTGGCGGCTGAATTCGCCAAGCTGGGCTATATTGCGATTGCCGTGGACATGTACGGTGGCAATGTGGCCACAGACCGCGAAGGCGCCATGAAATACATGAAGAGCGTCGATTCCACCAAAGGCACCGAGCAACTGGTGACCCTGGTGGACTGGCTGCGCAATCACAAACAATGCACCGGCAAGGTGGGCACCATCGGCTGGTGCTTCGGCGGTGGCTGGTCGCTCAATACCTCCCTGGCCACCCCGGTGGATGCCACGGTCATCTATTATGGCCGGGTGACCAAAACCGCTGCCCAGCTCGCTTCCCTGCAAAGCCCCGTCCTGGGCCATTTCGGCACTCAGGACAAAAGCATCAATGCCGCGATGGTGGGCGGTTTCGAAAAAGCCATGGCCGAGGCCGGAAAGACCGACCTCACGGTCCATTGGTATGACGCCAATCATGCCTTCGCCAACCCCACCGGATCCCGCTACGACGAAGAAGATGCGGCAACGGCCTGGGAACGAACCCTCGCCTTTTATGCCCAGCACCTTCGGTAA
- the mamC gene encoding magnetosome protein MamC, with protein MAFQLAPFLAQSAPGVGVIGSIVGGSAALAQGLRAKSRGEATNKDVALHTVKEASGAGVATAISAYTVGVVGGGLTISLGTAFVAAVAGKYAWDRGMDYLESRVAEEEESA; from the coding sequence ATGGCTTTTCAGTTGGCACCGTTCCTGGCGCAATCCGCGCCCGGCGTTGGCGTAATCGGTAGCATCGTCGGCGGTTCCGCCGCTCTGGCTCAGGGCCTTCGCGCCAAGTCGCGTGGCGAAGCCACCAACAAGGACGTGGCTCTGCACACGGTCAAGGAAGCCTCCGGCGCCGGTGTGGCGACGGCTATCAGCGCCTATACGGTCGGTGTCGTCGGTGGTGGTCTGACCATTTCTCTTGGTACGGCCTTCGTGGCCGCCGTGGCCGGCAAGTATGCCTGGGACCGTGGCATGGACTACCTTGAAAGCCGGGTCGCCGAAGAAGAAGAATCCGCCTGA
- the parC gene encoding DNA topoisomerase IV subunit A, with amino-acid sequence MAAEVAPAEDIRETRLADALGERYLSYALSTIMSRSLPDVRDGLKPVHRRLLFAMRQLKLDPKTGFKKCARIVGDVMGKYHPHGDQAIYDAMVRLAQEFAQRYPLVDGQGNFGNIDGDNAAAMRYTEARLTEVATALLDGIDEDTVDFRSTYDGEEDEPVVLPAAFPNLLANGAQGIAVGMATNVPPHNAGELCDALIHLIKHSNATIDKLVDMVRGPDFPTGGILVDARETIVEAYRTGRGAFRLRARWEVEKLRLGMYQIVVTEIPYQVQKSRLIEKIADLMNQRKLPFLADVRDESTEEVRLILEPRNRTLDPNAMMEQMFRLTELEGRVGFNMNLLDAENTPRVMTLREALQAFLDHRHVVLVRRSEFRLGKIAHRLHILEGYLIAFLNLDEVIRIIREEDEPKQDLMRAFDLTDIQAEAILNMRLRQLRKLEEMELRREHDALSAEKTDLEDLLADDGRRWKRIAEEIAETRKKFGQKTELGRRRTEIGEPPSAEVVPLDVMIEREPITVLCSEKGWIRAMKGHVADVSEVKYKEGDREGFVLRCETTDKLLVFGTNGRFYTLGGDRLPGGRGMGEPVRLMVDLPNDHDIAALVIHKPGRKLVLASSDGRGFQVEENDVLAQTRSGKQILNVAKGATAKFCLAASGDSVATVGKNRKLLVFPLEELPVMTRGRGVILQKYKDGGLSDIKTFTLEDGLTWSLGERTRTETDLTAWRGKRAQAGRLPPNGFPKSNRFT; translated from the coding sequence ATGGCAGCGGAAGTTGCTCCGGCTGAAGACATACGGGAAACCCGGCTCGCCGATGCCTTGGGCGAACGCTATCTCTCTTATGCTCTCTCCACCATCATGTCTCGCTCGCTGCCCGATGTGCGTGACGGCCTGAAGCCGGTTCACCGGCGGCTGTTGTTTGCCATGCGGCAATTGAAGCTTGATCCGAAAACCGGCTTCAAGAAATGCGCCCGTATCGTCGGCGATGTGATGGGCAAGTATCACCCTCACGGAGATCAGGCCATCTACGACGCCATGGTACGTTTGGCCCAGGAGTTCGCCCAGCGCTATCCGCTGGTGGATGGACAAGGCAATTTCGGCAATATCGACGGCGATAACGCGGCGGCCATGCGCTACACGGAAGCCCGGCTGACCGAAGTGGCCACGGCATTGCTCGATGGTATCGATGAAGATACCGTTGATTTCCGCTCCACCTATGACGGCGAGGAAGACGAGCCGGTGGTGTTGCCCGCTGCTTTCCCCAATTTGCTGGCCAATGGCGCTCAGGGAATCGCCGTGGGCATGGCCACCAACGTGCCGCCACACAATGCCGGGGAACTCTGTGACGCGCTGATCCATTTGATCAAGCATTCCAATGCGACCATCGATAAGCTGGTGGATATGGTTCGAGGCCCGGATTTTCCCACCGGTGGAATTCTGGTGGACGCGCGCGAAACCATTGTCGAAGCCTATCGCACCGGGCGCGGCGCGTTCCGCCTGCGGGCCCGATGGGAGGTGGAGAAGTTGCGTCTGGGCATGTACCAGATTGTCGTCACCGAAATTCCCTATCAGGTTCAAAAATCCCGGTTGATCGAGAAAATCGCTGATTTGATGAATCAGCGCAAATTACCGTTTCTGGCCGATGTGCGCGACGAATCCACCGAAGAGGTTCGGCTGATCTTAGAACCACGCAACCGGACCCTCGATCCGAATGCGATGATGGAGCAGATGTTCCGCCTGACCGAATTGGAAGGCCGGGTCGGCTTCAACATGAACCTGTTGGACGCCGAAAATACGCCCCGGGTGATGACCCTGCGCGAGGCCCTTCAGGCGTTTCTGGATCATCGCCATGTGGTGTTGGTGCGCCGCTCTGAATTTCGGCTGGGCAAGATCGCCCATCGTTTACATATCCTCGAAGGCTATCTCATCGCCTTCCTTAACCTGGATGAAGTGATCCGCATCATTCGCGAAGAGGACGAGCCCAAGCAGGACCTGATGCGGGCCTTCGATCTGACGGACATTCAGGCCGAGGCCATTCTCAATATGCGGCTGCGTCAATTGCGCAAGCTTGAAGAGATGGAACTGCGTCGAGAGCACGATGCGCTTTCCGCCGAGAAAACCGACTTGGAAGACTTGTTGGCCGATGATGGCCGCCGCTGGAAGCGCATTGCCGAAGAGATCGCCGAGACCCGCAAGAAGTTCGGCCAAAAGACCGAACTGGGGCGTCGTCGTACCGAGATCGGAGAGCCGCCCAGTGCCGAGGTGGTCCCCCTGGACGTGATGATCGAGCGCGAACCGATCACCGTACTCTGCTCGGAAAAGGGCTGGATCCGGGCCATGAAGGGACACGTCGCCGACGTGTCCGAGGTCAAGTACAAGGAGGGAGACCGGGAGGGTTTCGTTCTGCGCTGCGAGACCACCGACAAACTGCTGGTATTCGGCACCAATGGGCGATTCTATACCCTTGGTGGCGACAGGCTGCCCGGCGGGCGGGGCATGGGCGAGCCGGTGCGGTTGATGGTCGATTTGCCGAACGATCATGATATCGCCGCGCTAGTTATCCACAAGCCCGGTCGCAAGCTCGTGCTGGCCTCTTCGGATGGACGGGGCTTCCAGGTGGAGGAGAACGACGTATTGGCTCAAACCCGGTCGGGCAAGCAGATCCTCAATGTGGCCAAGGGTGCCACCGCCAAGTTCTGCCTGGCGGCGAGCGGGGATTCGGTGGCTACCGTGGGTAAGAACCGCAAGCTGTTGGTTTTTCCTCTCGAAGAATTGCCGGTAATGACCCGGGGGCGGGGCGTGATCTTGCAAAAATACAAGGACGGCGGCCTGTCGGATATCAAGACGTTCACCCTGGAAGACGGGTTGACTTGGAGCCTTGGCGAGCGCACCCGTACGGAGACGGATTTAACCGCCTGGCGTGGCAAGCGGGCTCAGGCCGGACGGCTGCCTCCCAATGGTTTCCCGAAGAGCAATCGATTCACGTGA
- a CDS encoding biotin transporter BioY, whose product MHADTFHPTLLSAALPAQRDNAIVRGLFIAFAGSLLLTLSAKLQVPFWPVPMTMQPLVVLMIGAAFGPRLGMATVALYLLEGAAGLPVFAGTPEKGIGLAYMAGPTGGYLLGFLLSAGLVGHLAQRGWDRHVLTTVASMVFGMLVIYGLGVSYLASLIGLEKALMFGMVPFLAGDAVKIILAAAILPGAWKLLARLRR is encoded by the coding sequence ATGCACGCTGATACCTTCCATCCGACGCTTCTGTCCGCCGCATTGCCCGCCCAGCGCGACAACGCGATTGTGCGTGGCCTGTTCATTGCCTTCGCGGGCAGTTTGCTTCTGACCCTGTCGGCCAAGCTGCAAGTTCCTTTCTGGCCGGTGCCCATGACCATGCAGCCGCTTGTGGTTTTGATGATCGGGGCCGCTTTCGGACCGCGCCTCGGCATGGCCACCGTGGCTTTGTATTTGCTCGAAGGCGCCGCCGGATTGCCGGTGTTTGCCGGAACACCTGAAAAGGGTATTGGTCTTGCCTATATGGCCGGTCCCACCGGTGGCTATTTGTTGGGCTTTCTGCTGTCGGCCGGTCTGGTCGGTCATCTGGCACAGAGGGGCTGGGACCGTCATGTGCTGACCACGGTCGCTTCCATGGTATTCGGTATGCTGGTCATTTATGGCCTGGGCGTTAGCTATCTGGCCAGCCTCATTGGTCTTGAAAAAGCACTGATGTTTGGCATGGTGCCGTTCCTTGCCGGGGACGCGGTGAAAATCATCCTGGCCGCCGCCATCTTGCCCGGTGCCTGGAAACTGCTGGCGCGCCTTCGCCGCTAA
- the argC gene encoding N-acetyl-gamma-glutamyl-phosphate reductase, which translates to MTVSQNPLNVAVLGASGYTGAELVRLLSCHDGVRLAALTADRKAGQTMASVFPQFAMLDLPTLITIDEVDWSGIDVVFGCLPHGTMHGLVRKLPERIKVIDLSADFRLRDGAVYKQWYGLDHSALDLQEQAVYGLPEIHREAIAGARIVAGPGCYPTAAQVPLVPLLTAGLIDTDDIIIDAKSGVSGAGRAAKEGVLHTEVSEGFHAYGVAGHRHAPEIEQGLGWASGTNMTIAFTPHLVPMNRGILATMYVKLRNGASADDLRVLLADRYADEPFVTIVPEGHSPSTRHVRGSNHVMVGVFQDRLPGRAIVLSAIDNLVKGASGQLVQSMNVMCGFPETQGLEQLPLFP; encoded by the coding sequence ATGACTGTTTCGCAAAACCCGCTCAATGTGGCTGTCCTAGGTGCCAGTGGCTATACCGGTGCCGAGTTGGTAAGGCTTTTGTCTTGCCATGACGGCGTGCGACTGGCTGCCCTGACAGCCGACCGCAAGGCGGGACAAACCATGGCCTCGGTCTTTCCGCAATTCGCCATGCTCGATCTGCCGACCCTGATCACCATCGACGAGGTGGATTGGTCGGGGATCGATGTGGTGTTCGGCTGTCTGCCCCACGGGACCATGCATGGCTTGGTGCGCAAGCTGCCCGAACGGATCAAGGTTATTGATCTGTCGGCGGATTTCCGGCTACGGGACGGCGCCGTCTATAAGCAATGGTATGGTCTCGACCACAGTGCCCTCGATTTGCAAGAGCAGGCGGTCTATGGCCTTCCGGAGATCCATCGCGAAGCCATTGCCGGCGCGCGGATCGTCGCTGGGCCGGGCTGCTATCCCACGGCGGCCCAGGTGCCCCTGGTGCCGTTGTTGACGGCAGGTCTGATTGATACCGACGATATCATCATCGATGCCAAGTCCGGCGTTTCCGGGGCCGGTCGGGCGGCCAAGGAAGGGGTGCTCCATACGGAAGTGTCCGAGGGCTTCCATGCCTATGGCGTGGCCGGACACCGCCATGCGCCTGAGATCGAGCAAGGCTTGGGCTGGGCCTCCGGCACGAATATGACCATTGCTTTCACGCCGCACCTGGTACCCATGAATCGGGGCATCCTGGCGACCATGTATGTGAAGCTGCGGAACGGAGCCTCGGCGGACGACCTGCGCGTTTTGCTGGCCGATCGCTACGCCGACGAGCCTTTCGTTACCATTGTACCCGAAGGCCATTCCCCGTCCACCCGCCATGTGCGCGGCTCGAACCATGTGATGGTCGGGGTGTTCCAGGACCGGCTGCCGGGACGGGCCATCGTCCTCTCCGCCATCGACAACCTGGTCAAGGGGGCCTCGGGGCAATTGGTGCAAAGTATGAATGTGATGTGCGGCTTTCCGGAAACCCAAGGATTGGAGCAGTTGCCGCTGTTTCCGTGA
- a CDS encoding ABC transporter substrate-binding protein yields MGVRVILFVLALLGGAMPAAAMDLAICARAQGHPKHYVDSSGNPKGYAIEVAAEAVRRAGYRSRILNFPWKRAQKTALDGLCIITAFSVTEERKAKYLFSDSMFIDRVLLWQAAARPFPFFRFEDLIGKHIGIPTASYYAGEFDRVRPQLNLFEDSEKQVSLKMLIKGRLDAAIIPGDIAAAKFLARLQGVDFAQLKPSDTPISLDPNHIGVPKNLIGFEAAGLTEKLNAALAAMAADGTTRAILSRYQ; encoded by the coding sequence TTGGGGGTTCGTGTCATTCTGTTTGTTCTCGCCCTTCTGGGAGGGGCAATGCCGGCGGCGGCGATGGATCTTGCCATTTGCGCCAGAGCTCAAGGGCATCCGAAGCACTATGTGGACTCTTCGGGAAATCCCAAGGGATACGCTATCGAGGTTGCTGCCGAAGCGGTGCGCCGGGCCGGTTATAGGTCGCGCATCTTGAATTTCCCTTGGAAGCGGGCACAGAAGACAGCTCTTGATGGTCTTTGTATCATCACCGCTTTTTCGGTGACGGAAGAGCGGAAGGCAAAGTACCTGTTTAGTGACTCAATGTTTATTGATCGTGTTTTGCTGTGGCAGGCTGCAGCCAGACCGTTTCCTTTCTTCCGCTTTGAGGACCTGATTGGAAAGCACATCGGGATTCCCACGGCCAGCTATTACGCGGGCGAGTTTGATCGCGTCCGGCCTCAACTGAATCTATTTGAAGACAGTGAGAAACAGGTCAGCCTCAAGATGCTGATCAAAGGGCGCCTCGATGCCGCGATTATCCCGGGCGACATTGCCGCCGCGAAGTTTCTGGCGCGTCTTCAAGGGGTGGATTTCGCGCAACTAAAGCCATCGGATACACCGATTTCCTTGGATCCCAATCACATTGGTGTGCCGAAGAATCTGATCGGTTTCGAGGCGGCGGGTCTTACGGAAAAACTCAATGCGGCATTGGCGGCCATGGCAGCGGATGGAACCACAAGGGCTATTTTGAGCCGCTACCAGTAG
- a CDS encoding SDR family NAD(P)-dependent oxidoreductase, with protein sequence MQKTILLTGATDGIGLETAKMLVGAGHRVLLHGRNPAKLAQVEEDLSGIPGGGPLECYKADLSRLPDVEALAQAVIDKHSSLDVLINNAGIFKTPDPITPTGLDVRFMVNTIAPYRLTQRLLPLMGCDGRVVNLSSAAQSPVDLRALAGGVELSDFEAYAQSKLALTMWSRTLAESLKESGPLVVAVNPGSMLASKMVKEGFGVAGNDIRIGADILMRAALSDEFDGASGQYYDNDSRCFAPPHPDALDAGRCQEVVRGIEAVLEKAL encoded by the coding sequence ATGCAAAAAACCATTCTCTTGACCGGCGCCACCGATGGAATCGGATTGGAAACGGCAAAAATGCTGGTCGGGGCAGGTCACCGCGTGCTGCTGCACGGACGCAACCCGGCGAAATTGGCACAGGTGGAAGAAGATCTCTCGGGTATCCCCGGTGGCGGGCCGCTGGAATGCTACAAGGCGGACCTATCACGACTGCCAGATGTGGAAGCGCTCGCCCAGGCGGTGATCGACAAGCATAGCAGCCTGGATGTCCTGATAAACAATGCAGGCATCTTCAAAACCCCCGATCCCATCACCCCAACGGGGCTCGATGTGCGCTTCATGGTCAATACCATCGCCCCCTATCGGCTGACCCAACGGCTGTTGCCATTGATGGGATGCGATGGGCGGGTGGTCAATCTGTCTTCCGCCGCCCAGTCTCCGGTCGATCTTCGGGCCTTGGCCGGTGGGGTCGAACTCTCCGATTTCGAGGCCTATGCGCAGAGCAAGCTGGCCCTCACCATGTGGTCACGGACCCTGGCAGAGTCGCTCAAGGAGAGCGGGCCCTTGGTCGTGGCCGTCAATCCCGGCTCCATGCTGGCGAGCAAGATGGTGAAGGAAGGCTTCGGTGTGGCCGGGAACGATATCCGCATCGGCGCGGATATCCTGATGCGCGCGGCCCTGAGCGATGAATTCGATGGCGCTTCGGGCCAGTACTATGACAATGATTCCCGGTGCTTCGCTCCTCCCCACCCTGACGCTCTCGACGCAGGACGATGCCAAGAGGTTGTGCGCGGGATCGAAGCGGTATTGGAGAAAGCGCTGTAG
- a CDS encoding LLM class oxidoreductase — translation MTKKTSFQAINRGYNTVFQPNRLSLGLVVPLETYAQGPVPTMAHHLERVQWAEELGFSALWLRDVPFNVPSFGDAGQMFDPFAYLGFLAARTERIALGVASIILPLRHPAHVAKAAASVDVLSGGRLILGVASGDRPEEYPALNLPFDDRGALFQESFDYIQRMWEDAPTFENLHGNPYGGMDMLPKPLSGKLPLLITGGSQQSPEWIAAHGDGWITYPRNISTQARIIHDWRARVKTAGGPEKPALQSLYIDLVEDSNAPPEPIHLGFRSGIRALRDYLKSIQEIGINHVALNLRFNQADIESTLKRLADDLMPDFSG, via the coding sequence ATGACGAAGAAAACATCCTTTCAGGCCATCAACCGAGGCTACAACACGGTTTTCCAACCAAACCGCCTGAGCCTCGGATTGGTGGTGCCGCTGGAGACCTATGCCCAAGGCCCGGTACCGACCATGGCCCACCATTTGGAAAGGGTTCAATGGGCCGAAGAACTGGGGTTTTCTGCTCTTTGGTTGCGGGATGTGCCGTTCAACGTGCCCTCCTTCGGCGATGCGGGCCAGATGTTCGATCCCTTTGCCTACCTGGGCTTTCTGGCCGCCCGGACGGAGCGCATCGCTCTGGGGGTCGCCAGCATTATCCTTCCCCTGCGCCACCCGGCCCATGTAGCCAAGGCGGCAGCCAGCGTCGATGTGTTATCCGGAGGACGCCTCATTCTGGGTGTGGCCTCGGGGGATCGACCGGAGGAATATCCGGCCCTCAACCTGCCCTTCGACGATCGCGGCGCGCTGTTTCAAGAAAGCTTCGACTATATTCAACGCATGTGGGAAGACGCTCCAACCTTCGAGAATCTTCATGGCAACCCTTATGGGGGCATGGATATGCTGCCCAAGCCATTGTCGGGAAAACTGCCGCTTCTGATCACCGGCGGCAGTCAGCAGTCTCCCGAATGGATCGCCGCGCATGGGGATGGGTGGATCACTTATCCGCGCAACATTTCCACTCAGGCACGGATCATCCATGACTGGCGGGCGCGGGTCAAAACCGCGGGTGGACCAGAGAAACCGGCCCTGCAATCGCTGTATATCGATCTGGTTGAAGATTCGAATGCCCCTCCGGAGCCGATTCACTTGGGGTTCCGATCAGGAATCCGGGCACTTCGAGACTATCTAAAATCGATACAGGAGATCGGCATTAACCATGTGGCCCTAAATCTGCGGTTCAACCAGGCCGACATCGAGTCCACCTTGAAGCGCCTGGCCGATGATCTCATGCCGGACTTTTCCGGCTAA
- a CDS encoding NAD(P)H-dependent oxidoreductase, which yields MDTASPLNDVQAQILEAYHFRHATKVFDAERKISDREFDTILETARLSPSSFGMEPWQLLVIQTPEKRELFRDFTWGANGATNGTAGQLGTSSHFCIFLAHTGATMTHHSEYLQNHMKEVKQLPEDVIGFINGAYQKFQDQDFKIQGDRQISDWSARQAYIALGNMMTTAALMGIDSCPIEGFEVDKTIAVLEKHFNIDPARYKPAVMVAFGYRADGPMFPKTRREMADVVSWA from the coding sequence ATGGATACCGCTTCCCCTCTCAATGATGTCCAGGCCCAGATCCTTGAGGCCTATCATTTTCGCCATGCCACCAAGGTATTCGACGCCGAGCGCAAAATCAGCGACAGGGAATTCGATACCATCCTCGAAACAGCGCGCCTGTCGCCCAGCTCTTTCGGCATGGAGCCTTGGCAGCTTCTGGTCATCCAAACCCCGGAGAAGCGCGAGCTGTTCCGGGATTTCACCTGGGGTGCCAATGGCGCCACCAATGGCACCGCCGGGCAGTTGGGCACCTCGAGCCATTTCTGCATTTTCTTGGCCCACACGGGCGCGACCATGACCCACCATTCCGAATATCTACAGAACCATATGAAAGAGGTCAAACAGCTTCCCGAGGATGTCATCGGCTTCATCAATGGCGCCTATCAGAAGTTCCAGGATCAGGATTTCAAGATCCAGGGAGACCGGCAGATCAGCGACTGGTCGGCCCGCCAGGCCTATATCGCGCTGGGCAACATGATGACCACCGCCGCATTGATGGGTATCGACTCCTGCCCCATCGAAGGCTTCGAGGTGGACAAGACCATTGCCGTATTGGAAAAGCATTTCAATATCGATCCGGCACGCTACAAGCCTGCTGTCATGGTCGCTTTCGGCTATCGCGCCGATGGGCCCATGTTCCCCAAAACCCGACGCGAAATGGCCGATGTGGTTAGCTGGGCCTGA